The proteins below are encoded in one region of Alosa sapidissima isolate fAloSap1 chromosome 24, fAloSap1.pri, whole genome shotgun sequence:
- the tdrd1 gene encoding tudor domain-containing protein 1 isoform X4 — protein sequence MNRAFISPMVRPNLPLRRPATNPGVVSPSCSSPVVAEQISYQAPEQPTPEVKGPINRQSSRPVCAMDLSSTMLAVPGSATVKLCNYCGQEGQLRCSGCKKTNYCSVSCQSEDWPAHRHVCKTTAAEVDQSEKPKESPAMSATTVATVAEPKPQVNGTDAPQTKRVYVQDLSKNDIPKGTEIKALVVDVQSPSKFFIHIHSATVEESLRKISMELQKTCGGSSASPYSPDVAEICAIKFSQDQHWYRGLVQTVSGDQQNARVLYIDFGNEEDVPFDRIRPLPDSIDRTAPNALQCRVAGVAAAAGGWKEECNIFLRQLLYGKSAAIHVLSVTGDAQRLYSVDMKVASTDKMLSSFLLEQGYAVKISPTTEQEIDSMLNASVEKYLCQVDAPSNSAEAQHPVLQFQEVGDSFTGVVTYLLSPADIVCQVVQNSRVIQELQVKLKEHCSRLQPSDSFKPSLGTICCALFSEDKEWYRAKVLNYTSETRASVSLIDYGNVEEVELTHLLPISAELLALAAQGIPCSLAGILAPEGSWPEQAALILKRLVSNRFLRVEVRGRQADRIQVAMVDESSDPQTDMSELLVSMGYALAEPKAAPAEALQLQTTPQPKTGAGPGAIPKTPVMNAPKAPKLEWSCSELPCDGQLAVMVASVIDNPGEFYCYRYIPEDLQALAQLSAELLKHCEGDAAPLSPVVGEPCCALFSDGSWYRAMVQSVGADGKVQVYFVDYGNSCTVEATHLRTMEQRLLTLPFLAIRCWLAGVEPVGGQWAQAAIQRMQELCAGQYLTGRVVSITERGYGIELQSDSHNIAATLLSEQLAKQPNVNQTSCPCPPNSANQSQPPAPHTPVAANQSQAPAPSAVSSSNQSQGPATCPPSQSQVVTNATSQPQASVSHPPVATNQSQAPGARPSGTTSQSQAPSTHPSAATNHREAPAVAPPLKTPIVDQSPASPPTATFPLDWKTEELPRNQAFTPRVAAAISPALFFIMSSTEVTSDKFQSLIMEVEKYCGQASPSQTKPQPGAACCAQFSGDKKWYRAVVLDINSSKASVIYADFGNAEEVPLSHILPIPREFLQIPLRIVRCTLTGKERFPSVWPEGSMELFGTLLSGKLQATAQAFDGTVNLLDITHQAKGPISPLLLKSLQGPQAAASAPQAPESGPKKVPEAKEVPGSTGSVPNDVAHKACCCSELKNKMEKLEDLIVHLMQQINGWQNSVVH from the exons ATGAACCGCGCCTTCATTTCCCCAATGGTGAGGCCAAACCTTCCTCTTCGAAGACCCGCTACTAATCCTGGCGTGGTCTCTCCATCTTGTTCCTCGCCAGTTGTAGCTGAGCAAATCAGTTATCAGGCACCGGAGCAACCTACACCAGAGGTCAAAG GACCCATAAACAGGCAGTCAAGCAGACCTGTGTGTGCCATGGACCTCTCCTCG ACAATGCTTGCCGTGCCTGGATCAGCCACAGTGAAATTGTGTAATTATTGTGGACAAGAAG GTCAGCTAAGATGCTCTGGCTGTAAGAAGACCAACTACTGCTCTGTGTCGTGTCAGTCAGAGGATTGGCCTGCCCATAGACACGTCTGCAAGACTACTGCTGCAGAGGTTGACCAAAG TGAGAAGCCAAAGGAAAGCCCAGCCATGTCTGCTACCACTGTAGCTACTGTTGCAGAACCCAAG CCACAGGTGAATGGTACGGATGCCCCTCAGACCAAGAGGGTGTACGTACAGGACCTAAGCAAGAATGACATTCCCAAAGGAACTGAGATTAAG GCCTTAGTGGTTGATGTCCAAAGCCCCAGCAAGTTCTTCATCCATATCCATAGCGCAACGGTAGAGGAGTCTCTGAGAAAGATCTCCATGGAACTGCAGAAGACCTGCGGTGGCTCATCTGCCAGCCCCTACAGCCCTGACGTTGCGGAGATTTGTGCCATCAAGTTCTCTCAGGACCAG CACTGGTATCGAGGCCTGGTGCAGACCGTCAGTGGAGATCAGCAGAATGCCAGAGTTCTCTACATCGACTTTGGGAACGAAGAGGACGTCCCATTCGACCGGATCAGGCCTCTTCCAGACAGCATTGACCGCACTGCTCCAAAC GCGCTGCAGTGTCGCGTGGCCGGAGTGGCGGCCGCAGCGGGCGGCTGGAAGGAGGAGTGCAACATCTTCCTCAGGCAGCTTCTCTATGGGAAGAGTGCAGCCATCCACGTGCTCAGCGTCACTGGGGATGCTCAAAGACTCTACTCCGTAGATATGAAAGTGGCCTCCACTG ATAAGATGCTGAGTAGCTTCCTCCTGGAGCAGGGCTACGCAGTGAAAATCTCCCCAACTACTGAGCAGGAGATTG ACTCAATGCTAAATGCATCTGTGGAGAAGTACCTTTGCCAGGTGGATGCCCCAAGCAACAGTGCGGAAGCCCAGCACCCTGTCCTCCAGTTCCAGGAAGTGGGCGACTCTTTCACAGGAGTGGTCACCTACCTGCTCTCACCCGCTGACATTGTGTGCCAGGTGGTGCAGAATTCCC GTGTGATCCAGGAGCTGCAGGTGAAGCTGAAGGAGCACTGCTCCCGCCTTCAGCCCAGCGACAGCTTCAAACCCAGCCTAGGGACTATCTGTTGCGCCCTCTTCTCTg AGGATAAAGAGTGGTACCGGGCGAAGGTGCTGAACTACACCTCAGAGACTCGCGCTTCCGTGAGCCTCATTGACTACGGTaatgtggaggaggtggagctgaCTCACTTGTTGCCCATCAGCGCGGAGCTGCTAGCGTTAGCCGCACAGGGCATCCCCTGCAGCCTGGCAG GCATCCTAGCCCCTGAGGGGAGCTGGCCCGAGCAGGCCGCCTTGATACTGAAGAGGCTCGTGTCCAACCGCTTCCTGCGCGTGGAGGTGCGTGGCCGGCAGGCTGACCGCATCCAGGTGGCCATGGTGGACGAGTCCAGTGACCCGCAGACCGACATGAGCGAGCTGCTGGTGTCCATGGGCTATGCGCTGGCAGAGCCCAAAGCTGCCCCAGCAGAAGCcctgcagctgcagacaacCCCCCAACCCAAGACGGGGGCTGGCCCAGGGGCTATACCTAAAACCCCTG TAATGAACGCCCCCAAGGCTCCGAAGCTGGAGTGGTCGTGCTCTGAGCTCCCGTGTGACGGCCAGTTGGCGGTCATGGTGGCCAGTGTTATCGATAACCCGGGGGAGTTCTATTGCTACCGCTACATACCCGAAG accTGCAGGCTCTGGCACAACTGTCCGCTGAGCTGCTGAAGCACTGTGAGGGAGATGCTGCTCCCCTCAGCCCTGTGGTGGGAGAGCCCTGCTGTGCACTCTTCTCTG ACGGCAGCTGGTACCGTGCCATGGTGCAGAGCGTGGGGGCTGATGGGAAGGTGCAGGTGTATTTCGTGGACTACGGGAACAGCTGCACGGTGGAGGCGACTCACCTGAGGACCATGGAGCAGCGGCTGCTCACCCTTCCCTTCCTGGCCATTCGCTGCTGGCTGGCAG GTGTGGAGCCAGTTGGTGGTCAGTGGGCCCAGGCTGCCATTCAGAGAATGCAGGAGCTGTGTGCTGGCCAGTACCTGACTGGACGCGTGGTCTCAATCACTGAGCGTGGCTACGGCATCGAGCTCCAGTCCGACAGCCACAACATCGCCGCAACACTTCTCTCCGAGCAGCTGGCCAAACAGCCCAATGTTAACCAGACATCTTGCCCATGCCCTCCCAactcagccaatcagagccaacCTCCTGCCCCTCACACTCCTGttgcagccaatcagagccaggcCCCTGCCCCCAGCGCTGTCAGTTCCTCCAATCAGAGCCAGGGCCCAGCAACATGCCCTCCCAGTCAGAGCCAGGTTGTAACCAATGCCACAAGTCAACCTCAGgcttctgtctctcatcctcctGTAGCCACCAATCAGAGCCAGGCTCCTGGTGCACGCCCCTCTGGTACCACCAGTCAGAGCCAAGCTCCCAGCACACACCCTTCTGCAGCCACCAATCACAGAGAGGCACCAGCTGTGGCTCCACCATTAAAAACTCCCATTGTGGACCAGAGCCCAGCATCACCGCCTA CTGCAACGTTCCCGCTGGACTGGAAGACTGAGGAGCTGCCTCGGAACCAGGCCTTCACACCGCGCGTGGCAGCAGCCATCAGCCCCGCCCTCTTCTTCATCATGAGCTCCACTGAAG TTACCTCAGATAAGTTCCAGTCCCTGATCATGGAGGTGGAGAAGTACTGTGGGCAGGCCTCCCCTAGCCAGACCAAACCTCAGCCTGGCGCTGCATGCTGTGCCCAGTTCTCCG GAGATAAGAAGTGGTACCGGGCTGTCGTTCTGGACATTAACAGCTCCAAGGCCAGCGTGATCTATGCCGATTTTGGGAACGCGGAGGAGGTTCCGCTCTCCCACATCCTGCCCATCCCCAGAGAATTCCTCCAGATTCCCCTCAGGATCGTGCGGTGCACCCTCACTG GTAAGGAGCGCTTCCCCTCCGTGTGGCCTGAAGGCTCCATGGAGCTCTTTGGGACACTGCTCAGCGGCAAACTCCAGGCCACCGCTCAGGCCTTCGACGGCACCGTCAACCTGCTGGACATTACCCATCAGGCCAAGGGGCCTATCAGTCCACTCCTGCTGAAGAGCCTCCAGGGCCCCCAGGCTGCAGCCAGCGCACCGCAGGCCCCTGAGA GTGGCCCGAAGAAGGTGCCGGAAGCCAAAGAAGTGCCAGGCAGCACCGGCTCAGTCCCTAATGatg TTGCTCACAAAGCATGCTGCTGCAGCGAACTGAAGAACAAG ATGGAGAAGCTTGAAGACCTTATTGTACATCTTATGCAGCAGATAAACGGATGGCAGAATTCTGTGGTGCACTGA
- the tdrd1 gene encoding tudor domain-containing protein 1 isoform X3: MNRAFISPMVRPNLPLRRPATNPGVVSPSCSSPVVAEQISYQAPEQPTPEVKGPINRQSSRPVCAMDLSSTMLAVPGSATVKLCNYCGQEGQLRCSGCKKTNYCSVSCQSEDWPAHRHVCKTTAAEVDQSEKPKESPAMSATTVATVAEPKPQVNGTDAPQTKRVYVQDLSKNDIPKGTEIKALVVDVQSPSKFFIHIHSATVEESLRKISMELQKTCGGSSASPYSPDVAEICAIKFSQDQHWYRGLVQTVSGDQQNARVLYIDFGNEEDVPFDRIRPLPDSIDRTAPNALQCRVAGVAAAAGGWKEECNIFLRQLLYGKSAAIHVLSVTGDAQRLYSVDMKVASTDKMLSSFLLEQGYAVKISPTTEQEIDSMLNASVEKYLCQVDAPSNSAEAQHPVLQFQEVGDSFTGVVTYLLSPADIVCQVVQNSRVIQELQVKLKEHCSRLQPSDSFKPSLGTICCALFSEDKEWYRAKVLNYTSETRASVSLIDYGNVEEVELTHLLPISAELLALAAQGIPCSLAGILAPEGSWPEQAALILKRLVSNRFLRVEVRGRQADRIQVAMVDESSDPQTDMSELLVSMGYALAEPKAAPAEALQLQTTPQPKTGAGPGAIPKTPVMNAPKAPKLEWSCSELPCDGQLAVMVASVIDNPGEFYCYRYIPEDLQALAQLSAELLKHCEGDAAPLSPVVGEPCCALFSDGSWYRAMVQSVGADGKVQVYFVDYGNSCTVEATHLRTMEQRLLTLPFLAIRCWLAGVEPVGGQWAQAAIQRMQELCAGQYLTGRVVSITERGYGIELQSDSHNIAATLLSEQLAKQPNVNQTSCPCPPNSANQSQPPAPHTPVAANQSQAPAPSAVSSSNQSQGPATCPPSQSQVVTNATSQPQASVSHPPVATNQSQAPGARPSGTTSQSQAPSTHPSAATNHREAPAVAPPLKTPIVDQSPASPPTATFPLDWKTEELPRNQAFTPRVAAAISPALFFIMSSTEVTSDKFQSLIMEVEKYCGQASPSQTKPQPGAACCAQFSGDKKWYRAVVLDINSSKASVIYADFGNAEEVPLSHILPIPREFLQIPLRIVRCTLTGKERFPSVWPEGSMELFGTLLSGKLQATAQAFDGTVNLLDITHQAKGPISPLLLKSLQGPQAAASAPQAPESKVLPQPPPPPPQPISTPQPGAPAKAPVESPAPAKPQDSAPKQQASPVTVAHKACCCSELKNKMEKLEDLIVHLMQQINGWQNSVVH; the protein is encoded by the exons ATGAACCGCGCCTTCATTTCCCCAATGGTGAGGCCAAACCTTCCTCTTCGAAGACCCGCTACTAATCCTGGCGTGGTCTCTCCATCTTGTTCCTCGCCAGTTGTAGCTGAGCAAATCAGTTATCAGGCACCGGAGCAACCTACACCAGAGGTCAAAG GACCCATAAACAGGCAGTCAAGCAGACCTGTGTGTGCCATGGACCTCTCCTCG ACAATGCTTGCCGTGCCTGGATCAGCCACAGTGAAATTGTGTAATTATTGTGGACAAGAAG GTCAGCTAAGATGCTCTGGCTGTAAGAAGACCAACTACTGCTCTGTGTCGTGTCAGTCAGAGGATTGGCCTGCCCATAGACACGTCTGCAAGACTACTGCTGCAGAGGTTGACCAAAG TGAGAAGCCAAAGGAAAGCCCAGCCATGTCTGCTACCACTGTAGCTACTGTTGCAGAACCCAAG CCACAGGTGAATGGTACGGATGCCCCTCAGACCAAGAGGGTGTACGTACAGGACCTAAGCAAGAATGACATTCCCAAAGGAACTGAGATTAAG GCCTTAGTGGTTGATGTCCAAAGCCCCAGCAAGTTCTTCATCCATATCCATAGCGCAACGGTAGAGGAGTCTCTGAGAAAGATCTCCATGGAACTGCAGAAGACCTGCGGTGGCTCATCTGCCAGCCCCTACAGCCCTGACGTTGCGGAGATTTGTGCCATCAAGTTCTCTCAGGACCAG CACTGGTATCGAGGCCTGGTGCAGACCGTCAGTGGAGATCAGCAGAATGCCAGAGTTCTCTACATCGACTTTGGGAACGAAGAGGACGTCCCATTCGACCGGATCAGGCCTCTTCCAGACAGCATTGACCGCACTGCTCCAAAC GCGCTGCAGTGTCGCGTGGCCGGAGTGGCGGCCGCAGCGGGCGGCTGGAAGGAGGAGTGCAACATCTTCCTCAGGCAGCTTCTCTATGGGAAGAGTGCAGCCATCCACGTGCTCAGCGTCACTGGGGATGCTCAAAGACTCTACTCCGTAGATATGAAAGTGGCCTCCACTG ATAAGATGCTGAGTAGCTTCCTCCTGGAGCAGGGCTACGCAGTGAAAATCTCCCCAACTACTGAGCAGGAGATTG ACTCAATGCTAAATGCATCTGTGGAGAAGTACCTTTGCCAGGTGGATGCCCCAAGCAACAGTGCGGAAGCCCAGCACCCTGTCCTCCAGTTCCAGGAAGTGGGCGACTCTTTCACAGGAGTGGTCACCTACCTGCTCTCACCCGCTGACATTGTGTGCCAGGTGGTGCAGAATTCCC GTGTGATCCAGGAGCTGCAGGTGAAGCTGAAGGAGCACTGCTCCCGCCTTCAGCCCAGCGACAGCTTCAAACCCAGCCTAGGGACTATCTGTTGCGCCCTCTTCTCTg AGGATAAAGAGTGGTACCGGGCGAAGGTGCTGAACTACACCTCAGAGACTCGCGCTTCCGTGAGCCTCATTGACTACGGTaatgtggaggaggtggagctgaCTCACTTGTTGCCCATCAGCGCGGAGCTGCTAGCGTTAGCCGCACAGGGCATCCCCTGCAGCCTGGCAG GCATCCTAGCCCCTGAGGGGAGCTGGCCCGAGCAGGCCGCCTTGATACTGAAGAGGCTCGTGTCCAACCGCTTCCTGCGCGTGGAGGTGCGTGGCCGGCAGGCTGACCGCATCCAGGTGGCCATGGTGGACGAGTCCAGTGACCCGCAGACCGACATGAGCGAGCTGCTGGTGTCCATGGGCTATGCGCTGGCAGAGCCCAAAGCTGCCCCAGCAGAAGCcctgcagctgcagacaacCCCCCAACCCAAGACGGGGGCTGGCCCAGGGGCTATACCTAAAACCCCTG TAATGAACGCCCCCAAGGCTCCGAAGCTGGAGTGGTCGTGCTCTGAGCTCCCGTGTGACGGCCAGTTGGCGGTCATGGTGGCCAGTGTTATCGATAACCCGGGGGAGTTCTATTGCTACCGCTACATACCCGAAG accTGCAGGCTCTGGCACAACTGTCCGCTGAGCTGCTGAAGCACTGTGAGGGAGATGCTGCTCCCCTCAGCCCTGTGGTGGGAGAGCCCTGCTGTGCACTCTTCTCTG ACGGCAGCTGGTACCGTGCCATGGTGCAGAGCGTGGGGGCTGATGGGAAGGTGCAGGTGTATTTCGTGGACTACGGGAACAGCTGCACGGTGGAGGCGACTCACCTGAGGACCATGGAGCAGCGGCTGCTCACCCTTCCCTTCCTGGCCATTCGCTGCTGGCTGGCAG GTGTGGAGCCAGTTGGTGGTCAGTGGGCCCAGGCTGCCATTCAGAGAATGCAGGAGCTGTGTGCTGGCCAGTACCTGACTGGACGCGTGGTCTCAATCACTGAGCGTGGCTACGGCATCGAGCTCCAGTCCGACAGCCACAACATCGCCGCAACACTTCTCTCCGAGCAGCTGGCCAAACAGCCCAATGTTAACCAGACATCTTGCCCATGCCCTCCCAactcagccaatcagagccaacCTCCTGCCCCTCACACTCCTGttgcagccaatcagagccaggcCCCTGCCCCCAGCGCTGTCAGTTCCTCCAATCAGAGCCAGGGCCCAGCAACATGCCCTCCCAGTCAGAGCCAGGTTGTAACCAATGCCACAAGTCAACCTCAGgcttctgtctctcatcctcctGTAGCCACCAATCAGAGCCAGGCTCCTGGTGCACGCCCCTCTGGTACCACCAGTCAGAGCCAAGCTCCCAGCACACACCCTTCTGCAGCCACCAATCACAGAGAGGCACCAGCTGTGGCTCCACCATTAAAAACTCCCATTGTGGACCAGAGCCCAGCATCACCGCCTA CTGCAACGTTCCCGCTGGACTGGAAGACTGAGGAGCTGCCTCGGAACCAGGCCTTCACACCGCGCGTGGCAGCAGCCATCAGCCCCGCCCTCTTCTTCATCATGAGCTCCACTGAAG TTACCTCAGATAAGTTCCAGTCCCTGATCATGGAGGTGGAGAAGTACTGTGGGCAGGCCTCCCCTAGCCAGACCAAACCTCAGCCTGGCGCTGCATGCTGTGCCCAGTTCTCCG GAGATAAGAAGTGGTACCGGGCTGTCGTTCTGGACATTAACAGCTCCAAGGCCAGCGTGATCTATGCCGATTTTGGGAACGCGGAGGAGGTTCCGCTCTCCCACATCCTGCCCATCCCCAGAGAATTCCTCCAGATTCCCCTCAGGATCGTGCGGTGCACCCTCACTG GTAAGGAGCGCTTCCCCTCCGTGTGGCCTGAAGGCTCCATGGAGCTCTTTGGGACACTGCTCAGCGGCAAACTCCAGGCCACCGCTCAGGCCTTCGACGGCACCGTCAACCTGCTGGACATTACCCATCAGGCCAAGGGGCCTATCAGTCCACTCCTGCTGAAGAGCCTCCAGGGCCCCCAGGCTGCAGCCAGCGCACCGCAGGCCCCTGAGAGTAAGGTTTtgccccaacccccacccccaccgccaCAGCCCATCAGCACCCCTCAGCCTGGGGCTCCAGCCAAGGCTCCAGTGGAGTCTCCAGCTCCAGCCAAACCTCAGGACAGCGCGCCCAAACAGCAGGCTTCCCCAGTGACAG TTGCTCACAAAGCATGCTGCTGCAGCGAACTGAAGAACAAG ATGGAGAAGCTTGAAGACCTTATTGTACATCTTATGCAGCAGATAAACGGATGGCAGAATTCTGTGGTGCACTGA